Proteins from a genomic interval of Periophthalmus magnuspinnatus isolate fPerMag1 chromosome 11, fPerMag1.2.pri, whole genome shotgun sequence:
- the psmb9a gene encoding proteasome subunit beta type-9: MLGENEPEWLSEEVKTGTTILAIEFDGGVVLGSDSRVSAGASVVNRVMNKLSQLHDKIYCALSGSAADAQTIAEVVNYQLDVHSMEIGEDPQVRSAATLVRNISYKYKEELSAHLIVAGWDRRKGGQVYATLNGLLTRQPFAVGGSGSSYVYGFVDAEYRKGMSKEECQKFVVNTLSLAMNRDGSSGGVAYLVTIDEHCTEEKVILGNDLPTFYDQ, encoded by the exons ATGCTGGGAGAGAATGAGCCCGAGTGGTTGTCCGAGGAGGTGAAAACTGGA ACAACTATCCTTGCCATAGAGTTTGACGGAGGGGTCGTGCTCGGATCTGATTCACGAGTCTCTGCAGG GGCTTCAGTGGTAAACAGAGTAATGAACAAACTTTCTCAACTCCATGACAAAATCTATTGCGCGCTTTCCGGTTCTGCTGCAGACGCTCAAACCATTGCAGAGGTGGTCAACTATCAGCTGGATGTCCACAG tatGGAAATCGGAGAAGACCCCCAAGTTCGCTCCGCTGCCACTTTGGTCAGAAACATCTCATACAAATATAAAGAGGAGCTGTCAGCACATCTGATAGTGGCTGGATGGGACAGGAGAAAAGGAGGACAA GTTTATGCAACATTAAATGGACTCTTGACCCGTCAGCCCTTTGCTGTTGGAGGCTCTGGGAGTTCTTATGTGTATGGATTTGTGGACGCAGAATATCGAAAAGGCATGAGCAAAGAGGAGTGTCAAAAGTTTGTTGTCAACA CCCTGTCTTTGGCGATGAACAGAGATGGCTCAAGTGGAGGTGTGGCTTATCTTGTCACAATTGATGAACATTGCACAGAAGAGAAAGTCATTCTGGGAAACGATttacccacattttatgatcaGTGA
- the tap2a gene encoding antigen peptide transporter 2a, translating to MEGIKSSIPRKILAFILLTLGDFALFYVSGASFTHGLGVYARLWGFAAARFVILSVLALFILGDLAPVLIRFIATLSLLPAVYETGTKLLYDGFSECGFSSDWWCWLMGSGASVAAALFWEITIPDADEAASEKKSKQKSRVLFMRVLRLSTPDLPLLLGGLVFLSLAVLCEMFIPFYTGKVIDILNGHYQANEFTMAVIFMGLFSLGGSVCAGGRGGLMLCAIGSLTCRIKLKLFETLTKQEIGFFETNKTGEITSRLSRDTKSMGMTVCLNVNVLLRTFVKTVGMISLMMSLSWKLTFLVLMETPVAGAIQNVYDTYYQRLSLAVQDAMAHANDTANEVVSNIQVVRSFNAEKHEANRYNQRLKTIHELKIRRDTVRAIYLLVRRLTGLGMQVLMLYYGRLFIQRGQMTAGNLVSFIMYQSDLGRNIRTLTYIFGDMLNSVGAAGKVFEYLDRKPEVSTEGKLAPDQLKGNIQFKHVNFAYPTCPGKSVLQDFTLELKPGQMTAFVGPSGEGKSTCASLLQRFYEPQSGEILFNNEPLKSYEHHYLHKKIVVVSQEPKLFTGSIKDNISYGLKNCTDREIEDAARKANAHDFIMLLEKGYDTEVGEGGGQLANSERQRIAIARALVRQPQVLILDEITSSLDDDSEQKVQQALAQCPNQTLLVIAHRLKTIEGADQIVLIGNGRVQERGTHQELIDMKGHYYRLREKLSTNGHSP from the exons ATGGAAGGCATTAAATCCTCTATACCGCGGAAAATATTGGCCTTCATATTACTGACTTTGGGCGATTTCGCTTTGTTTTATGTATCGGGTGCATCTTTTACGCACGGGCTTGGAGTTTACGCACGACTCTGGGGCTTCGCAGCTGCTCGTTTTGTTATTCTCTCTGTCCTCGCTCTTTTTATCCTTGGAGATCTCGCACCGGTATTGATCCGTTTTATTGCTACGCTCAGCCTGCTCCCCGCTGTGTACGAGACCGGGACCAAACTACTTTACGATGGCTTCAGTGAGTGCGGGTTCTCGTCGGACTGGTGGTGTTGGCTCATGGGTAGCGGTGCTTCTGTGGCCGCTGCACTGTTTTGGGAAATCACCATCCCAGACGCAGACGAGGCGGCATCCGAAAAGAAAAGCAAACAGAAGTCCAGAGTTTTGTTCATGAGGGTCCTGCGGCTGTCCACACCAGACCTCCCGCTGCTACTGGGGGGATTGGTCTTCTTGTCATTAGCTGTGCTCT GTGAGATGTTCATTCCCTTTTACACTGGAAAAGTCATTGATATCCTCAACGGCCATTATCAAGCAAATGAGTTCACTATGGCAGTAATCTTCATGGGTCTGTTCTCTCTGGGAGG TTCCGTGTgtgcaggaggcagaggaggcctAATGCTCTGTGCCATTGGGTCTCTCACTTGcagaataaaactaaaactatttgAGACTTTGACCAAACAAGAAATTGGGTTCTTTGAGACCAATAAGACTG GAGAGATCACTTCCAGACTGTCCAGAGACACCAAGTCGATGGGAATGACAGTGTGTCTGAATGTGAATGTGCTGCTGAGGACTTTTGTAAAAACTGTGGGAATGATCTCCCTCATGATGAGCCTCTCTTGGAAACTCACGTTCCTGGTTCTAATGGAGACTCCTGTAGCTGGAGCCATACAAAATGTTTATGACACTTACTATCAG AGACTATCTTTGGCTGTTCAAGACGCTATGGCACATGCAAACGACACAGCCAATGAGGTTGTGTCTAATATCCAAGTTGTGAGGAGTTTTAATGCGGAGAAACATGAGGCTAATCGATACAATCAACGCTTGAAGACCATACATGAGCTCAAGATTCGACGTGACACTGTGAGAGCGATCTACCTGCTTGTCCGAAGG TTGACTGGGCTGGGCATGCAGGTCCTGATGTTATACTATGGGAGACTGTTCATTCAAAGGGGACAGATGACCGCTGGTAACCTGGTGTCTTTCATAATGTACCAATCAGACCTTGGACGCAACATCAGG ACTCTTACCTACATCTTCGGGGACATGCTGAACTCTGTGGGTGCTGCTGGGAAGGTATTTGAATATTTGGACCGAAAACCTGAGGTCAGCACAGAGGGAAAGCTTGCACCGGATCAGCTCAAAGGAAACATCCAATTCAAGCACGTCAACTTTGCCTACCCAACCTGCCCTGGCAAAAGTGTCCTACAG GACTTCACATTGGAGCTGAAACCGGGCCAAATGACTGCTTTCGTCGGCCCATCTGGTGAAGGAAAAAGCACATGTGCAAGTCTTCTGCAGCGATTTTATGAACCACAGAGTGGAGAAATCTTGTTCAACAATGAGCCACTCAAGTCCTATGAGCACCATTACCTCCATAAAAAG ATTGTGGTGGTGAGCCAGGAACCCAAGCTCTTCACTGGTTCAATTAAAGACAACATTTCTTACGGGTTGAAAAactgcacagacagagagatcGAGGACGCAGCACGAAAAGCCAATGCACACGACTTCATCATGCTCCTGGAAAAAGGATATGACACAG AggtgggagagggaggaggccaGTTGGCAAACAGTGAGAGGCAGCGCATTGCCATTGCCAGAGCTTTGGTCCGACAGCCTCAGGTGCTCATTCTGGATGAAATCACCAGCTCTCTAGATGACGACAGTGAACAGAAG GTTCAGCAGGCCCTGGCTCAATGCCCAAACCAAACTCTGCTAGTGATCGCTCACAGACTGAAAACCATTGAGGGGGCGGATCAGATCGTTCTCATCGGCAATGGGAGAGTCCAGGAGAGAGGGACTCACCAGGAGCTGATAGACATGAAAGGGCATTACTACAGGCTGAGAGAGAAACTCAGTACAAACGGCCACTCACCATAA
- the psmb13a gene encoding proteasome 20S subunit beta 13a — MALSNVLEIPASGFNFENAARNAALEELFEGGKTPKPMKTGTTIAGVVFKDGVVLGADTRATSSEVVADKMCAKIHYISPNIYCCGAGTAADTEKTTDFLSSNLAIFTLNSGRNPRLVMAANILQDMLYRYHGNIGANLILGGVDCTGNHLYKVGPWGSVDTMPYMAMGSGDLAAMGILEDRFMPNMEMEEAKELVRAAIQSGIMNDLGSGHNIDLCVITREGVDYIRPFQESQYKDNRKTKYKYHPGTTPVLTQKVVPLKLEVVQERVQRMDTP; from the exons ATGGCGCTATCAAATGTCCTGGAGATCCCTGCATCCGGCTTCAACTTTGAAAACGCGGCGAG AAATGCTGCTTTGGAGGAGCTTTTTGAGGGAGGAAAGACACCCAAACCTATGAAAACAGGTACCACTATAGCTGGCGTTGTATTTAAG GATGGAGTGGTTCTGGGCGCCGACACACGAGCTACCTCCAGTGAAGTGGTTGCTGACAAGATGTGTGCTAAGATCCACTATATTTCTCCAAACATTTA ctgtTGTGGAGCAGGAACAGCTGCAGACACAGAGAAAACTACAGACTTTCTTTCTTCAAACCTTGCGATCTTTACTTTGAACAGCGGCAGAAACCCTCGACTGGTCATGGCTGCAAACATACTACAAGACATGCTATACAG GTATCATGGGAACATTGGGGCCAATCTGATACTGGGAGGAGTGGACTGCACTGGGAACCACCTGTACAAAGTGGGGCCCTGGGGAAGCGTAGACACTATGCCCTATATGGCAATGG GTTCTGGAGATCTTGCAGCTATGGGAATTCTGGAAGACAGATTCATGCCAAATATGGAG ATGGAGGAGGCTAAGGAGCTGGTGCGAGCTGCAATTCAGTCGGGCATCATGAACGATCTTGGTTCAGGACACAACATTGACCTCTGTGTTATCACCCGTGAAGGAGTTGATTACATCCGGCCTTTCCAGGAGTCACAGTACAAAGACAACAG gaaaacaaagtacaagtaccaCCCTGGGACCACTCCCGTGCTGACGCAGAAAGTAGTACCATTAAAGCTGGAGGTCGTTCAGGAGAGAGTGCAGCGGATGGACACACCATGA
- the psmb12 gene encoding proteasome 20S subunit beta 12 encodes MEKRCLDAQFKGVSTGTTILAATFDGGVVIGSDSRASIGGEYVSSKTINKVIQVHDRIFCCMAGSLADAQAVLKTAKFHLSFHSVQMESSPQVIAAASVLKELCYKNKDELQAGFITAGWDRKKGPQIYVVSLGGMLIKQEVTIGGSGSTYIYGYVDAKYRPNMSREECLQFATNALALAMGRDNVSGGVAHLVVITESGAEHTVVPGDKLPKFHDE; translated from the exons ATGGAGAAACGCTGTCTGGACGCCCAATTTAAAGGAGTCAGCACAGGG ACTACAATCCTGGCTGCCACTTTTGATGGAGGAGTCGTGATTGGCTCAGACTCCAGGGCTTCAATTGGAGG AGAGTACGTTTCCTCAAAGACAATCAACAAAGTAATTCAAGTTCACGACCGGATCTTCTGTTGTATGGCTGGTTCTCTGGCTGATGCCCAGGCTGTTCTAAAGACAGCAAAATTTCACTTATCATTTCACAG TGTACAGATGGAGAGCTCACCGCAGGTCATAGCAGCAGCGTCTGTGCTGAAAGAACTGTGTTATAAAAACAAAGATGAGCTACAGGCTGGTTTTATCACTGCAGGATGGGACAGGAAGAAAGGACCTCAG ATTTATGTTGTGTCTCTTGGAGGGATGTTGATCAAGCAGGAAGTAACCATTGGAGGCTCTGGCAGCACCTACATCTATGGATACGTGGATGCCAAATACAGACCAAACATGAGCAGAGAAGAATGCCTACAATTTGCCACTAATG CTCTTGCGTTGGCAATGGGCAGAGATAACGTGAGTGGAGGTGTGGCTCACCTGGTTGTGATCACAGAGTCTGGAGCGGAGCATACGGTGGTGCCCGGGGACAAGCTACCCAAGTTTCACGACGAATAA